In candidate division WOR-3 bacterium, the following proteins share a genomic window:
- the coaE gene encoding dephospho-CoA kinase (Dephospho-CoA kinase (CoaE) performs the final step in coenzyme A biosynthesis.): MFDRQLSQERLLVGIGGNIGSGKTTVAQELRRYGAKVIDADQIGKSLLRKGSEEYKELIAAFGKQILNHTGQIDRKALGKKAFSSKASLKKLNEIMHPPLLKRLREEISRVKQGLVVIDAALLFAWGLHKEMDVSVLVTAPDELRVKRMVKLGMSQAEAMQRLKMQGSDTRFWAQADFVLENNGSLAELKRKIRALWNFFYSHRLKELKAKKTGA, encoded by the coding sequence ATGTTTGACCGGCAACTTTCCCAGGAGCGGCTTTTGGTTGGCATCGGCGGCAATATCGGTTCGGGTAAAACCACGGTTGCTCAGGAGCTGCGGCGTTATGGTGCCAAGGTTATTGATGCGGACCAGATTGGCAAAAGCCTTTTGCGTAAGGGTAGTGAAGAGTACAAGGAACTGATTGCCGCATTTGGCAAACAGATCCTCAATCACACCGGTCAGATTGACCGCAAGGCTTTGGGTAAAAAGGCGTTTTCATCCAAGGCAAGTTTAAAGAAATTGAACGAGATTATGCATCCGCCGCTGTTAAAACGGTTGCGCGAGGAGATTAGTCGGGTAAAACAGGGGTTGGTGGTGATTGATGCCGCACTCCTATTTGCTTGGGGGCTCCACAAGGAGATGGATGTTTCGGTCCTTGTAACCGCGCCGGATGAGTTACGCGTGAAGAGGATGGTAAAGTTGGGTATGAGTCAGGCAGAGGCAATGCAGCGGCTGAAGATGCAGGGAAGTGATACCAGGTTCTGGGCTCAGGCAGACTTTGTCTTGGAAAACAACGGTTCACTTGCCGAACTCAAGCGGAAAATCAGGGCGCTCTGGAACTTTTTTTATTCCCACCGCTTAAAAGAGTTAAAGGCGAAAAAGACGGGCGCGTGA
- a CDS encoding HNH endonuclease signature motif containing protein has protein sequence MERSVIARKGAGCAVPGCFSDYNTLAYRKPLSLGGRICADNLIPVCTKHALEIAEKDYDKWVQELKEGQAEGKETSIGPGSEIELPPFIPPEEKGISYVQPIAQACEVHLTPQKSKKPAIMAPFMRGRVKRVVFDYDWEIKGKARVKVFLCAWPRGEMPYLDFLGSEDFKGTATEKEHSAEREGKGNTTLTLDLPANPSGRWVAAVVISGDGDFGVKEYVLAGTD, from the coding sequence ATGGAAAGAAGTGTCATTGCCCGGAAAGGTGCGGGTTGTGCTGTACCCGGCTGTTTTTCCGATTACAATACCCTTGCTTATCGTAAACCCCTTTCTCTTGGTGGCAGGATTTGCGCAGACAATCTGATTCCGGTCTGTACCAAACATGCATTGGAGATTGCTGAGAAGGATTATGACAAGTGGGTGCAGGAGTTAAAGGAAGGGCAGGCAGAGGGCAAGGAAACATCCATTGGCCCTGGGTCCGAAATTGAGCTGCCACCCTTTATCCCGCCTGAGGAGAAGGGGATCAGTTATGTGCAGCCCATTGCCCAGGCTTGCGAAGTGCACCTCACACCCCAGAAAAGCAAAAAGCCAGCGATAATGGCGCCGTTTATGCGTGGTCGGGTGAAGAGGGTGGTGTTTGATTATGACTGGGAAATAAAAGGGAAGGCAAGGGTAAAGGTGTTCCTCTGTGCCTGGCCAAGAGGGGAGATGCCCTATCTTGATTTTTTAGGGAGTGAGGATTTCAAAGGGACCGCAACAGAAAAGGAGCACTCTGCCGAGAGGGAGGGAAAGGGTAATACAACACTTACCCTGGATTTACCCGCAAACCCTTCAGGACGCTGGGTGGCAGCGGTGGTTATCAGTGGTGATGGCGATTTTGGTGTTAAGGAGTATGTCCTTGCCGGGACCGATTGA
- a CDS encoding phosphoribosyltransferase family protein yields the protein MRLSQVPLHELEITGRVVRAATPYILEYSEVAEMVADFFEIYKQLINPEATLLGQREREENAETYALFSGTGEVGRFYVVYDINETRLAIELPQEQASKVYRLLREQRIVTPDLGSIRRMMSGNLAETLAAIFWQIGAIKVSLGDLRPLFKVDENKNYSPIYIDVKGLSNYPAVLDFVLSASSLLVRNLEFDVVCGIEAGSIALAALLAQKLAKPMFFARRELRYPEASFFEGVKSHQLFRKKVLLVDDTLVHGWTKSRVIEKLRAAGAQVGFCFVIFDRQEGGEEELARLGVKLLSLTNRDAALSEKIPREISFLTDGEYLEVRDYFNNPAEWHRRRGLNFFPVVKT from the coding sequence GTGAGGCTTTCCCAGGTTCCCCTGCACGAACTGGAGATAACGGGCAGGGTTGTTAGAGCGGCAACTCCTTATATCCTTGAGTATAGTGAGGTTGCGGAGATGGTTGCGGACTTCTTTGAGATATATAAGCAGCTCATCAATCCTGAAGCGACCTTGCTCGGACAGCGGGAAAGGGAGGAGAATGCCGAAACTTATGCCTTATTTAGTGGCACAGGCGAAGTTGGCAGGTTTTATGTGGTTTATGATATTAACGAGACGCGGTTGGCGATTGAGTTGCCCCAGGAGCAGGCAAGTAAGGTCTATCGACTCTTGCGGGAGCAGCGTATCGTCACCCCTGACTTAGGTTCAATAAGAAGGATGATGTCGGGCAACCTTGCCGAAACCCTGGCGGCAATCTTCTGGCAGATTGGTGCGATTAAGGTGAGCCTTGGTGACTTAAGACCGCTTTTCAAGGTGGATGAGAACAAAAATTACAGCCCAATCTACATTGATGTCAAAGGGCTTTCCAATTACCCCGCAGTTTTGGACTTTGTCTTAAGTGCCAGTTCCCTTTTGGTGCGCAATCTTGAGTTTGATGTTGTCTGCGGTATTGAGGCGGGAAGTATTGCGCTGGCCGCTCTTCTTGCGCAGAAACTGGCAAAACCGATGTTTTTTGCGCGGAGGGAACTGCGCTATCCTGAGGCAAGTTTTTTTGAAGGGGTTAAGAGTCACCAACTTTTCCGCAAGAAGGTTTTATTGGTTGATGATACCCTTGTCCACGGCTGGACGAAAAGCCGGGTGATTGAGAAGCTGCGTGCCGCGGGTGCGCAGGTTGGGTTTTGCTTTGTCATTTTTGACCGGCAGGAGGGTGGCGAAGAGGAGCTGGCCCGCCTTGGTGTCAAACTTTTGTCTTTGACCAACCGGGATGCAGCCCTTTCAGAGAAGATACCACGGGAAATAAGTTTTTTAACCGACGGCGAATATCTTGAGGTGAGGGATTATTTTAACAACCCGGCTGAATGGCACCGGCGCCGAGGTCTCAATTTTTTCCCGGTTGTTAAAACTTGA
- the fabF gene encoding beta-ketoacyl-ACP synthase II: MANRRRVVVTGLGAVTPIGNDVPTYWQNLLNGKSGVARISAFDPGDLSVQIAAEVKNFNPLDRLDAKLVKRSDRFTQFALWAAAEALEDAGLDLSKEDRDRVGVVVGSGMGGIATWEKEHEAFIKRGPRLVSPLLIPMMIPDMASGQIAIVYKLRGPNYCAVSACASGAHATGVAFRHIQEGDADIMITGGSEAPITKFTVAAFANMGALSKRNDEPERASRPFDRQRDGFVVAEGSAVYILEELEHALKRGAKIYCEVVGYGASADGYHITAPDPDALGAALAMRQALNDAGVQPEEVDYINAHGTSTPLNDASEVKAIMDVFGAHSGRLVINSTKSMIGHGLGAAGAMEFVATVLAVKEGVVHQTLNFEEADEGVNLDFVKEGARSVKIRVALSNSFGFGGHNCSLCVKTFVG, from the coding sequence ATGGCAAATCGGCGCCGGGTTGTTGTTACCGGTCTGGGTGCGGTGACGCCTATTGGGAATGATGTTCCCACCTACTGGCAGAATCTCTTGAATGGCAAGAGCGGGGTTGCACGGATTAGCGCATTTGACCCCGGGGATTTGAGCGTGCAGATAGCGGCAGAGGTGAAAAATTTCAATCCGCTTGACCGGCTGGATGCAAAACTGGTGAAGCGTTCGGACCGGTTTACCCAGTTTGCCTTATGGGCGGCCGCGGAGGCGCTTGAGGATGCCGGGCTGGATTTGTCTAAGGAGGACAGGGATAGAGTTGGTGTGGTTGTCGGTTCTGGTATGGGCGGGATTGCCACCTGGGAGAAGGAGCATGAGGCATTTATCAAGCGGGGTCCCAGGCTGGTCTCGCCGCTTTTGATTCCGATGATGATTCCTGATATGGCATCGGGTCAGATTGCGATTGTTTACAAACTGCGGGGTCCGAATTACTGTGCGGTTTCGGCGTGCGCATCAGGCGCGCATGCCACCGGGGTCGCCTTTAGACATATTCAGGAGGGTGATGCGGATATAATGATTACCGGTGGTTCGGAGGCGCCGATAACCAAGTTTACGGTTGCCGCATTTGCCAATATGGGTGCGCTCTCAAAGCGCAACGATGAGCCCGAGCGTGCCTCAAGACCTTTTGACCGGCAGCGGGACGGGTTTGTGGTGGCAGAGGGGAGCGCGGTCTATATATTGGAGGAGTTAGAGCATGCCCTCAAGCGCGGGGCAAAAATCTACTGCGAAGTTGTTGGCTATGGTGCGAGCGCAGATGGTTATCACATCACCGCGCCTGACCCAGACGCATTGGGTGCGGCGCTGGCGATGAGGCAGGCGCTGAACGATGCCGGTGTCCAGCCTGAAGAGGTTGATTACATCAATGCCCATGGCACATCAACCCCTTTGAATGATGCGAGTGAGGTGAAGGCGATAATGGATGTTTTTGGCGCCCACTCCGGCCGGCTGGTGATTAACTCGACAAAATCAATGATTGGGCACGGTTTGGGTGCTGCCGGAGCGATGGAGTTTGTTGCCACGGTCTTGGCGGTAAAGGAGGGAGTGGTTCATCAGACCCTGAATTTTGAAGAGGCGGATGAAGGGGTGAATCTTGACTTTGTTAAGGAGGGGGCACGGTCAGTGAAAATCAGGGTTGCCCTGTCAAACTCCTTCGGGTTTGGCGGTCATAACTGTTCTTTGTGTGTAAAAACATTTGTGGGGTGA
- the acpP gene encoding acyl carrier protein: MALIDEVKAIIAEKLPDAAGKLSPDARFQEDLGADSLDIVELVLAFEDKFGIKIPDEDSQQLTTVGKAVEYLERKLQEKKAAAGESGQ; this comes from the coding sequence ATGGCGTTAATAGACGAGGTTAAGGCAATCATTGCCGAAAAGCTGCCGGATGCGGCAGGAAAGTTGAGTCCGGACGCCCGGTTTCAGGAGGACCTGGGTGCGGATTCACTGGATATCGTGGAACTGGTCCTGGCGTTTGAGGACAAGTTCGGAATAAAGATTCCGGATGAGGACTCCCAGCAACTGACGACCGTGGGTAAGGCGGTTGAGTATTTAGAGCGGAAACTGCAGGAGAAGAAGGCGGCTGCCGGCGAGTCCGGTCAGTAG
- a CDS encoding electron transfer flavoprotein subunit beta/FixA family protein, with amino-acid sequence MNIICCIKQVPSTETKIRINPATGLVDTSEVEWVINPYDEYALEMGLRIKEALGKGKITAISLGPERTKMALRTALAMGVDEAVQVWDNAFEGLDGLSLGRLLAAAIKKLDFNLVLCGKQAIDDDMALVPQAIAHFLGIGHCAVVPEVELTRLEQNEIVCHREVEGATEVVYAQLPCLITVQKGKFAPRYPTLKLMMAAKRKEILVWDMAALGLEPAQLTKRVVCLGHRLPPERKPGRVLEGEPAQVVPELVRLLREEAKVI; translated from the coding sequence ATGAATATCATCTGCTGCATAAAACAGGTGCCATCCACCGAGACAAAAATCCGGATTAATCCGGCAACCGGACTGGTTGACACGAGCGAGGTGGAATGGGTGATAAACCCTTATGATGAGTATGCTCTGGAGATGGGTTTGAGGATCAAGGAGGCGCTGGGTAAGGGCAAGATAACCGCTATCAGCCTTGGTCCGGAGCGAACAAAGATGGCTTTGCGCACCGCGCTGGCAATGGGGGTTGATGAGGCGGTGCAGGTTTGGGATAATGCATTTGAAGGGTTGGATGGGCTTTCACTCGGACGGCTCCTCGCAGCGGCAATCAAGAAATTGGATTTCAATCTGGTCTTATGTGGCAAGCAGGCGATTGATGACGATATGGCGCTCGTGCCCCAGGCGATTGCCCATTTTCTTGGTATTGGTCATTGTGCGGTTGTACCCGAGGTGGAATTGACTCGGCTCGAGCAGAATGAAATCGTCTGCCACCGTGAGGTTGAAGGTGCAACCGAGGTTGTTTATGCGCAACTGCCCTGCCTGATTACGGTCCAGAAGGGGAAGTTTGCGCCCCGTTATCCCACCTTAAAACTGATGATGGCGGCAAAGCGGAAAGAGATTTTGGTCTGGGATATGGCAGCGCTCGGGCTCGAGCCGGCACAACTGACAAAAAGGGTTGTCTGTCTCGGGCACCGGTTACCACCAGAGCGTAAGCCCGGCAGGGTGCTGGAGGGTGAACCGGCACAGGTGGTGCCAGAACTGGTGCGGCTCCTGCGGGAAGAGGCAAAGGTTATCTGA
- a CDS encoding PLP-dependent transferase yields MMNKPLPASSGLQRYIEEAKTLLAEREKRWLRAKKLKFDTIAVHGLYTVQEAIEKNQGAIIEPLFLSSAQAYRDSDELEAALSYKIPTWCYSRIHNPTLGYLEDTLALLETYASDIKAGACVYSSGMAAIENVTDTLLVRTNNEPVNFVSQCQIYGGTFQQFNVRKMQERGIEVRWVLNPQNLDEWRQKIDKNTRFLYAETPSNPGLQFFDLIPVIELAHEHQIPMVIDSTIASPALLRPLTFGADIVIQSATKVMSTSGMGMAGAVIARQPIVSNIPNEEMKADFALYLKRYPQRDQGGCLHPFQALMTLNDLRDLRHRVDLFSQNALKVAQFLENHPKVLEVSYLGLKSHPLYEVATKYLRLVDTDVNRYTHLLAFRPKGGPEKTRRVFDRFQLIYRATDLGRIKTVATIPAISTHLLQGEECREMACIPPDLIRLSVGGEDPDDIIADLDQALAGA; encoded by the coding sequence ATGATGAATAAACCCCTGCCCGCATCCAGCGGTCTTCAGCGGTATATTGAAGAGGCGAAAACGCTGCTTGCAGAAAGGGAAAAACGCTGGTTGCGGGCAAAGAAACTGAAGTTTGATACCATTGCGGTTCATGGCCTCTACACGGTTCAAGAGGCGATTGAAAAGAATCAGGGTGCAATCATTGAACCATTATTTTTGTCCTCGGCTCAGGCTTACCGCGACTCTGATGAACTGGAGGCAGCCCTTTCCTATAAAATCCCCACCTGGTGCTACTCAAGAATCCACAACCCAACATTAGGCTATCTTGAGGACACCCTTGCCCTTTTGGAGACCTATGCGTCAGACATCAAGGCGGGCGCCTGCGTCTACTCCTCAGGGATGGCGGCAATTGAAAATGTCACCGACACCCTCCTTGTCCGCACAAACAACGAGCCGGTCAATTTTGTCTCCCAGTGCCAGATTTACGGCGGCACATTCCAGCAGTTCAATGTCAGAAAGATGCAGGAGCGGGGCATTGAGGTGCGCTGGGTCTTAAACCCGCAAAACCTTGATGAGTGGCGTCAGAAGATTGACAAAAACACCCGCTTTCTCTATGCGGAGACCCCCTCCAATCCAGGCTTGCAGTTCTTTGACCTCATCCCGGTGATTGAACTGGCACACGAGCACCAGATTCCGATGGTAATTGATTCCACCATCGCCTCACCCGCACTCTTGCGCCCTTTGACATTCGGTGCTGATATCGTGATTCAATCCGCCACCAAGGTGATGAGCACCTCAGGAATGGGGATGGCAGGTGCGGTGATTGCCCGCCAGCCGATTGTGTCCAACATTCCCAACGAGGAGATGAAGGCGGACTTTGCCCTCTATCTCAAGCGCTATCCCCAAAGAGACCAGGGCGGTTGCCTGCATCCGTTTCAGGCCTTGATGACATTAAATGACCTGCGCGACCTAAGGCATCGGGTTGACCTCTTCAGCCAGAATGCGCTCAAGGTTGCCCAGTTCCTTGAAAATCACCCTAAGGTTCTTGAGGTGAGTTATCTCGGACTGAAAAGCCATCCCCTGTATGAGGTTGCCACAAAATACCTCCGCCTGGTCGACACCGATGTTAACCGCTACACCCACCTTTTGGCATTCAGACCAAAAGGCGGACCGGAAAAGACCCGCCGGGTTTTTGACCGGTTTCAACTCATCTATCGGGCAACCGATTTGGGCAGAATCAAAACCGTGGCAACAATTCCAGCCATCTCCACCCATCTCTTGCAGGGCGAGGAGTGCCGGGAGATGGCATGCATCCCGCCCGACCTGATTCGCCTTTCGGTTGGTGGCGAAGACCCAGATGATATAATCGCCGATTTGGACCAGGCATTGGCCGGAGCATAA